GTGTGCTACTAAGCCTCTCTCAAAATCTGACACCCGCAAGTTAGGAATTGGTTGGTTTCTGTTTACCAAATATAGCCCAAAATATAACTGGGTGGCAGATAGAAAACGAAGCTTATTACAGCCTATTAAGACAGAGCCTATTGCTCGGTCAGTAGAACATGAGTCTTTTAATTTCAAGGTCgtaggttcgagccccatgttgggcaaaaagattcctggacTAGATAGACTAGATAGACTAGActagttggactagataatcctcgtggtcccttccaactctacgattctacagAAAACCCAATAACGCATGCAGAGCAAGAGTAAATTTTTCATCAGGACCAGTTTAGGATAGTATGCTGCTATGCCTATCTAAAAATCTGTCACCCCACAGTTAGGAACTGGGTGGTTACCATTTACCAAACGTAGTAAAATAGGACTCAAAACAGAAATGGGTGACAGATAGAAAACAAAGCTTATTACAGAAAACCCAATGCATGTAGAGCCAGATTAATCTCTTCACCAGGACCAGTTTAGGTTGCCTCCACACTAGACCCCTTTAACTCTGCCAAAGTGTGGCTTTTCTTTAATTAGCTGAAAGTGGAATCAAACCGAAGATTTCAAACATCACTTAATATAGTGTTATCTCAATATCCTTGCTCACGGCCAGGGTTCTTCTATAATCTTTTCACTCATAAATACATCCCACTAATCAGGGTTCATTCAAATATGCATTAAAAGTTTCCTGTTTGCAGGTCCTActggccattttatttttttgtaaccgATTGAACCTGGAAGGTTGTTTATGAATAACCCCTACATTGCCCTTATGTCAGTTCCTATGAAGCGGGGAGAGCTTTAATTACTGTGGTATCCTTGTATCCTTCCCATCTGCCTTATATCATTATAAAAAGAATTTTAGAAAGGAGACTAGTGATTAAAGCCATGCCTCCCCCATGGGAACAGAAAGTGACACTGAGACAATGAAGAGCGTTTGAATATGTGTATAATTACTAGCTTTATTAGATACAGGTATCTTTTGTTTAAATGTCTGTCAGTGTTTGACAGGCAAAGCACTTGATTCAAATAGCATGTTGTACAGCCACATCGTGCACCTTGAGAATCCCAACATGGAAGTTGTTTCTATGAACTATGTCTAAAGTTTATATGTCAGGGGATAAGAGGGAGGTTGTGACAGAGGGATCGGGAAGTAATTTGGTTCGGTTAACAATTTAATGCAAACCTTTCTCATTCATACATCCCATATATatttggtatatatatatatatatatatatatatatatatatatatatatatgtataatatatatatatatatatatataccaaaacACAGagatcctttgaaattcatacttctccaaattttgtgatggaaTCCCCCAacccaaaaatgtgtacaaaaatccatATATTGAGGgaggttagtgaaaataacatacaagaacATGTCAGTACAAAAATAGGCACATACCAAAACTTTAATATGTTTATATTAGGATAAATGCACgctaaaatgctgacaatttttTGTGAGAAGTTTTTTCTTTAATGGCAACCTGATGTGGATAAGAGGTAAACCAAATTTAAGATTAAAAAAATAGAACCCAAGAGGAAtcaaaattggcagattcatcCATCTCTACATGGGGATGTTGTGATGTTGAAGGCTGCTTGGCTGGTTTCCTGTGTTACTGAGAAGAGATTTGTTAGAACATCATtctatatatattacacacacacacacacacacacacacacacacacacacacacacttgaactGCTTGAGAATGTCAGTCCATaggttaatttaaaaaaaatataattaacctatgatccttttcttttacttctttattttttctttgttcttttcccccctgatatcttatctttcatttcactcctttattgtgaatagcattttatagaggtataaataactgtaaatatgaaaagagacaaaatattttctaatttttttccttggttatatatattttctttttcttttgtattttcttttgttgtaaacatgtatgttttctaatttgtacttaataaaaattaataaataataaacaaagagaATGTCAGTCCTTTTCTAGAGAATATTCCGTGAAATCCCCTTCACCATTTCAACACCCATAAGTAGTGTGGAGAATTCGGGAGGGGGCAATTTTTGTTTAGTtagttctgctttccttttaaaaagtgaaactcTGCAGTTTTTAATCCTTTTAAATTTTGGGTTCAACGAATACAGTAATACCTTACCTGTGTTATTGTTAAGGTTTTCCTGTGCAATATTTTTGAGTATGTTCCCATTCACTGTCCTTGTATTATTGTAATAttattgtaatattattattattgtattattattgtaatattattgtattattgtaattgttgttgttactacagtacgttgttgttgttgttgttttgcacttCACAGGTAAATTTAATATGCTATGTGCGACCTCTAGACCAGGGATTTTAAATTTGGAAGCCACTATATTAGTCCTAAGGCTAGAAACAAGATCAAAGCATATGTGCTTTGATGGTATGATTTCATCAGTTGACAGGAGGCTGAGGAACAAATGTGCTTCTAAAAACTCTGAAAAACAACGATTCAGCCAACATTCTTGAAATCTACCCAGGAATTAATGGGGAAATGTTTTCATGCAATTATCTCCTCCCACATTGTCCCCAGTGTTGTTTTGCTGAATAATTCCCCAGATTCATCAGCATGATTAATTGGGAGTTAAGTCACACCACTGAACTCAAAGGCTTATGAGTAGATAGGCATTAAGACTGCAGTTTTGGGGAGTTTTACCCTATTTTATGTGTAGATTGAACTGCTGTCcaatataataaaggtaaaggtaagccgtgaccgactctggggttgcggcactcatctcgctttattggccgagggagctggcatacagcttctgggtcatgtggccagcatgactaagctgcttctggcgaaccagagcagcgcacggaaacgccgtttaccttcccgctggagcggtacctatttatctacttgcactttgatgtgctttcgaactgctaggttggcaggagcagggaccgagcaacgggagctcacctcgtcgcggggattcaaaccgccgaccttctgatcggcaagtcctagactctgtggtttaaccacagcgccacccgggtcccttgTCCAATATAATAGTGTACCTCAATAATAGGGCTTGTCCATGCTTCCACTCGCCCTGCCACTTGCACCTggaaaaacctgctgtttaccactCAGTCGAAGCAAATGTCCATTGGGTTTTGCATGGAccgacatttgctccaattcagcagtaaagagcaggttttcttggggaaagcaATGGGAGTAACAGAAAatcactcagacccatgcctagaaagcatgggattAGCAGAACACCTCTCAGACCCATGATTTCTAGGCAGGAGATAAGTGTAGATGACTGACAGACATTTTTTATTTCCCTGATGCTCAAAAAAGCACCTCAGAACAGGACTTTCTTGGAAGAACGCAATGGCAGCCATTCAGAGTCTCCTCCTACAAAGTAATTTAGCCTTGCCGCAAATATAATGAAAGCAAAACAGCCAATCTTGAGCTGGGTAAAGCATCTATGAACTGGCATTTTTCAATTTGAGACAGCCCTGGTCTTCCTGAAAGACCTTCTGAAGAGGCCCCATAGCTGTGGCCTGTTGCCTTTCTGTAATACCTGTGAGGtaataacaacaaaacaattcTTCAAAATAGTATGGCTTCTCTTTACTGTACCTCTCTTTCCTTAGAAAGGGAAGTGGGCAAAATCTTTTCCTATATGATAATTAACAGTTGGTAGGAACGTGTTGTGTTGTTTCAGGGGCTAGATGCTGCCATTGGTTGCCAatagtgtcagtttgcatttcttagtacagaaagtattgatctgatgtgtagagatctttcctattctacttgaAGGTtacatgatgtttgggttattccttcagagaagctgagcatAGCTGGTttaactggttctgttatctgtttctgtcaaggtcatactGACTAGAAtagtgaggccagaaggagcctgggtttccttctctctctttctctctcttttctttctggtGTAGTGTTCCGTATATAGTGTTacggtttagacttattataagttactgTGAGtttgttaagtctgctgcaactggatttcttatggacattgccaatcctgaatgcattggatttgtgaccattatgttcatttgccttcagtagcagtaaagctctgctggatgaaatgcctctggtctattttttgggaatcctgcaacatgttttaagtttttactctgctaatgatacgttggaatctactctggatcaatattgagtagaatttcaatgaccaTCTCTTCTCTAGAGTCAAAAGCGTTTCCCAGTTTAAAGAAATTTGGACTGTCCTTGAATGTCATGTGACATTTACCTGGGAATCATGGCAGCTGCTCTCACTGAGGACACAACTGAGCCGATGCAAAAGGGGGTTTCATGGACAGTGGGGCAACAAGAAGGGTCCATTGGCTGTAAACAGGACAACATCAGCAacgtctaggcaacacgatgaccatgtacatacgcaatagacaatctttatagaattccttcaaaccataacaagtacaaaatgaaatctttagtctcaaagtctctgaaaatctttaaatgaagagaggtaccagactttgtacgatgaaagacaagctgcgaagctttgtgtattcagcaaatatgatgtccaacactaaacagtgattccggatattgactactgtttcgtagaattcttcgtcagcgtggtgggaggatattgaattgcttcataaacccatcgattttaaatgaatgtatgtaaatgaaaatttcaaatgctgtggaacagtgctcatgtaatgaTATAGTCACTgctcattttgtacttgttatggtttgaaggaattctataaagattgtctattgcgtatgtactTGGTCATCGttttgcctagacattgctgacgttctctttgcaacacaggggtttgtttgagGACACGGCAGTAGCTGTTGGCTTCTCTCGTCTTACGTTTTGTGCTCTGGCTTCTCATTCCTTTTGCTGCAGGTATAATGTGGAAACTGCATGGAGAGGGGTAACCATACTTCATCTGGCGGAACTATGGAATTCCTGCTCCTCGGATTCTCTGACTTGCTCCTGCTGAGATCCTTCCTCTTTTACATCTTCCTCATGGTGCATGTGGTCACCCTTGCAGGAAATCTCCTCATCCTCCTGGCAGTGGCTGCCGAACCCTCCCGCCCGCCTATGCTCTTTTTCCTTTGCCAGCTCTCTGCCATCGAGCTCTGTTACACCCTCGTCATTGTTCCCAAGACGTTGGCTGACCTGCCCAGCCCAGGGGCGAGCACCATTTCCTTTGTGGGGTGCGCGACCCAAATGCATTTCTTTGTGGCCCTGGGCGGTGCTGAATGCTTCCTCCTTGCAGCCATGTCGTACGATCGCTACGTGGCCATCTGCCGGCCCCTGCACTACATGACAATGATGAGCCAGGGTGTCTGCCTTCAGCTTGCTATCGTCTGCTGCCTTGGGGGCTTTGTGGTCTCCCTGGGCCTCACCGTGGCTGTCTTCCGCCTGCCTTTCTGCAACTCCCGACGCATTGACCATTTCTTTTGCGATGTCCCTGCCATGCTCCACCTGGCCTGCACAAAGAGCTATGTCAGTGAGCTACCCCTCCTTGCAGCCTGCGTGATCCTCCTCCTGTTCCCCTTCCTTCTTATCCTCACGTCCTACACGTGCATCTCAATGGCTGTGATGCGCATCCGGGACTCAGCTGGCCGGGGCAAAGCCTTCTCCACTTGCGCCTCGCACCTGGCCGTCACAGTCTTACACTATGGCTGCGCCACCTTCATGTACGTCCGGCCCAAGTCCAGCTACATGCCAGACCGGGACAAGATGGTGTCTCTTGTCTACACCAACATCACCCCCTTGCTTTACCCTCTGATTTACAGTCTCAGGAACAAAGAAATTAAAGGAGCTGTGaggaagctgctgcagaaaaCGTTAGCTCAGCCACACTGCAACACCTTCAAGGGCAGGCTTGCGTAATTTGTAGGCCATGCAGCTATATTGTCAGGGGCTGGAGGTCAGCAATGTGCAGGTCAGCAATGAAGCAgccagtgtcagtgaagttaactctttattcaaggaaaccaaAACAGCTCAGGTCTAGTGATTGCTGcagctcttcccagtaggtcttgctcagatgaggcagttgcaaggacagAAGGTCCTCGCCTTCCCACCACTTCTACAACTCCACCCCTGGTTCCTTTCCCAGCAACCTGAGGCTCCtttgtcttgtctctctttgctccactCTTTTCATTCCTCttcaggttctgggagaccagaggggagggcagctggtcacagcaggagggaagggggactccctggcttcttcagcagcctgcctcatctctgcccctCGGTCCCCCTTCTCACCAGTCTTTGCTTCTGCCTCtcattctggactgctctctgcaacagactcttcctgctcactaaaccctgttccttcttcagcttctgacacttccGCCTCTCTGTccgctccctcttcttcctctgatgACTCATTGTCAtcctaccaccaatcccctgggggttccccagcaggTACCTCCCACTACTCTGCATCCAGTGAGTCCAGGACATATATGCAGCTCAGAAGCCATTAGCAGTGATGCTTGCTATATGGTATAAAttgtaaggaaggaaggaaggaaagtagaCATAAATGGTGCCACTGTCCCTcgtccctcccccctccagccAATACTTGGTGACCCTCCTGtctttgctgcctgcctgggactGCAAAAACAAGGGCAGCATCAAATATTTGgtcagacaatacaagactggtGGATTGAATtcatcttaaggtaaaggtaaagggacccctgaccattaggtccagtcgtggccgactctggggttgcggcgctcatctcgctttattggccgagggagccggcgtacagcttccgggtcatgtggccagcatgactaagccgcttctggcaaaccagagcagcgcacggaaaagccgtttaccttcccgccggagcggtacctatttatctgcttgcactggcgtgctttcaaactgctaggttggcaggagcagggacccagcagcgggagctcaccccgtcacggggattcgaaccgccgacctgattggcaagtcctaggctctgtagtttaacccacagcaccacccgtgtagGTCACAATATGTGCAGGGCCCCTCAAGAGCGCAGTATGCAACAAATGTTTCCTATTAGAATAGCTGGAATCCTGTGCatgcctacttggaagtaagccccactaggTTCAGTGGAAGTCACTCCCAGATTTgtgggtataggactgcagcttaaGTGGCTGGAGACAGAAGATAGTTTTTTAAGAAAGTTGGAAGTGGCTTGAGATGGGTACCACTTCTCACAGTGTGCATGTTTATTTCTTCTGTCCCATTGTGCCAAATAGGTTTGACAGATTtgggaaaggaaaaacaaacacctGCAAGAACTGTTCACCAGAGGGAAAAGTTGGGTGATAGAACACAGGGctatttgttcattcattcctTAGTTTATATACTAGCCATCAGTGGAGCTCCCAGAATGGTTAACAAAAATAAgagaaactaaataaataaaacataatgtgttgggaaataaacaaaaatacatgaaaaaaccgggggtgggggtggtgcatTTCCCTGGTGCCAAAAATATTACAATGTTGGTGCCAGGTGGGCCtttctggggagagaattccacaaatcgggcaccaccactgagaaagtACCGTCCCAAATCACCATTCCCCTTATCTTAGCTGATGGGGTTACTTGGAGAAAAGCATCCAAAGATGACCTCATAAATAGAAATATATGGAAACAGGCATTCAGCCatagagggctttaaaggtaaacacaaagactttgaattgtgcctggaaatgagCTGGAGACCAGTGAAGGTCTTTCAAGTACTGGCAAGGCATGTTCCCACTGACCGGTAACTGCA
This portion of the Podarcis raffonei isolate rPodRaf1 chromosome 17, rPodRaf1.pri, whole genome shotgun sequence genome encodes:
- the LOC128405336 gene encoding olfactory receptor 10AC1-like, translating into MEFLLLGFSDLLLLRSFLFYIFLMVHVVTLAGNLLILLAVAAEPSRPPMLFFLCQLSAIELCYTLVIVPKTLADLPSPGASTISFVGCATQMHFFVALGGAECFLLAAMSYDRYVAICRPLHYMTMMSQGVCLQLAIVCCLGGFVVSLGLTVAVFRLPFCNSRRIDHFFCDVPAMLHLACTKSYVSELPLLAACVILLLFPFLLILTSYTCISMAVMRIRDSAGRGKAFSTCASHLAVTVLHYGCATFMYVRPKSSYMPDRDKMVSLVYTNITPLLYPLIYSLRNKEIKGAVRKLLQKTLAQPHCNTFKGRLA